The Montipora foliosa isolate CH-2021 chromosome 1, ASM3666993v2, whole genome shotgun sequence DNA segment ctaaaacacgtggataggagttgtgAAGGCCTGTCATCCCCATTGTTATCACTGAAGACAAAGGCAATCACGTCCTAGCAGGTAGAAAGTATCTGAGTTAAAATTGGGAGAATCGGTATGTCTAGATGACctacattatctttttaagtGTGAAAACGTATACAGCATAGCATACAACGTATataagaataatattattggtaatATTACCTAAGCTTGGTTATCCTTGCCTTGGCGAAAACCTTCGTAATTCGAGGTAGATTCAGGTGATAACATCTTGGTATGATATAAACGCTTGGATGGCATCAGAAGCAAGAAAAAACAAGAACTGAAAGACACTGGCAAAAATGTTAGTATCTCAAGCCAAAGTCTGGTTGTCAATAAAATTTAGAAGAATATACAATACGGTAGACATAGAAAAACACGAGCGCAGCGGGGTAAGCATGGCAGACAATACAGACATTGTCACCGCAACAAGTTGCAATACCCCTATGCTGCAAACTATATATGTTAAATGGTAGACATATTGAAAACAACCTGTGGCTGGCGTTGCAACAACACACAAGTGCTCATGACCCCACATAACTCAACTAAGAGGAGAGAAAACCACCATGACTGGCAATGCTACAGCCGATGGTGTAAATCAATATGACGATGATTTTAATGCAGAAACACATTTAGCCTGCAAATACAGCCGCCTCTCATCGCTCACCGCCGCTTGGGCCGTTCAGCGAGAGAGGCGTCTGCGATTCGGAGCCAAAAATTCCATACTGATGACGTACATATCAAGGCGACAACTTTGCGTAATTGAAGTTTTTAGGGCACGCTATTGCATAAATTTGCATGTGTGTTCATAATGGCGGACTCGAGTGAGTTGAGAGCTATGAATATTCATAATGATGAATGCAAGTATTGTATTCTCTGTAATGGAGAACCAAAATATGGAGACAAATATTTCGTGAGAACGGATGTGAAATCAATTGTCACCGATCATCTCAAAAAAATTCCGACACATCTTCAACATTTATTCGACTTTCTACCGTCgaagtaccctgcgagcagaggcccttcgatcttcctagataagtcgggaagaggaaggaacctctgccagccgcctcgactttctttgatttgccgctcatccaaagaaatggatgagtcagtccagtttcaacttgccaaacctgttttttttatttgtgcgcatgatcaatcgccacgcgtcatcgatattttttaaatttacaacagcgtgacaatttttaaactgtctaaattcccatgagaatttttccgtatgtcggttacagaagctagtttaccagaattgagaaacctattaattttttcagtaaaaattaaaatggcaatttaaaaacttgaactatcttgaggaaatgattccttggttgtcgtgtgtttgccagagttgttcgaaaatatccgttactgtttgttttggttttgtggttttgcggttactagtcaggcgtgactgactcccgaatacgttacgtttgaatttttaacgcatgctcaacacgaaatgtcgaggcggctggcagaggttccttcctcttcccgacttatctaggaagatcgaagggcctctgctcgcagggtaccgTCGAAGTCGAGTTCTTATTCTCTGAAGAAGCCGTTTTGTTGTCGCTGCTGCAAAAAACTCCTTGAAAAGCGACAGAGGACGGCGGATAACCTGGAGACTGTGGAAAATGAAATCCGTAGAACCGGCGGTAGTGCATCGCGAAGACTTTCTTTCAATGAGATTGCCTCTTCCCAGCAACAACAGTCGGGAATATTAGGAACAGCGAACTTTGCGAGTAGTCCTTTGCATTTCCCTTCCTAAAGGACAGTTAGATTTGGTTGCGAGCTGTCTCCTATTGCCTATCCTTCTTTGACTACCACTTGTACTTCTTCGAGCTTGAGCTTTTCTGGAACTGATGTGGTCCAGCCAGACAAAACAACACTGCTGACACAGGAACTTGGCGTGAAGGTACGTTTTAACTTGTCGCGCGTTTTATTGCGCGAAATTAATTTAATGAGCTACTTTGCAAGAGCAGGGGTTTAGAGTTTACACACTCTGTCTTTATACAGTATGCCTGTACATCCATtttatttaaatgaaaaatgtGGGAAGACAACAACAATATATGGGCACATTAGAAAGAATTAATGTTAATATTCCTAAAAGATTTCAAGTATAGGCTAGATTGTACTTAGAACTCTTCCCTGTTATGAATATAAATTTATTTcctaaaatattcctcaaaggAAGGCAGTTTAGATattgattgttttgttttgttttttttgaaatattatcttaaatttttttaatcCTTAATTAAGTAGGTGATTtgatgtatttatttttaacttctATAAATATAATTATGTCATTGTATCCTCAAGGTTATAGTTACATGGCCATCCCAGACAAGGCAACGAAAGCTCAAGACAGACCTTGAACCATTGGGTAAATCCCTCCTGCATGGCACATGGAAGGATATAGCAAGAGCAGCTTTTAGGGTCAAAGAATTACGGGCAGAAATGCTCAAGCTTTTCTTAAAGCAAGTTGCTAAGGAATGCACTGGCATTGTCTCACGTAAGAAGCCTTCCCTTCTAAGGAAGACATCAGCAGCAGACATGAAAGAGCTGTCTTTCCAAAAAGCGTGCTTTGAATTGAAGGAACGTTCCCCTTTATTCTACTCTGTGCTGATGACGGCTGCTACTCCCTCTGggggaaggaaaggaaatgcTGAGGTAGAAAAGTGGCTATCCAGTGTTGCAGTTGCTGGTTCAGTTTTGTTAAAACAACGGTGTCAAAATATGAATGCTGTGCAGTTGATGATAACAACTCTCATCAAATATACAGGCTTTCATGTAAGTGGTTATAGATTATTAAGCACCAACCTTATGGCAAACTGCAACTTCACGTTGACAATGTTTCCCATATGGAAATGGGCAACTACACAAAAGCAATTATAATAAGTGTGCCTGGAACAAAAgtaccaataatattattacttgcATTTAATCAGTGAAGGTCAGGCAACATTATGAAAATTGATGTTTGCTTATGATTTTGTGTTAAAAGGTTCACGACACTTTTTTGTCTCACAGGAAATGAATTTTGTTGTAGGAGTAAGGGCACAAGTTTTTTCCTTAACATAAGCTCAATTAAGTTCTCTTTAAGTTGATTAGTGGACTACACAGGAAATTAATACATGCAAAATCTTAATATTTTGTCTTTTAGATGAGACCCCTCTATTTTATTCAAACGTTTTCTGACTTTATGTATGAGTGCAACCAACATAAAGCTTTTGGTTCAttttgaaacgtgatacggtgtgaaaattaaattaaaccttTTTCAAAGATGCTAACAGGGTATGCACCATAGGCAGTTTGCAAATAAACACAACATTTATTGTTCTTATTGTATTCAGACCATGTGCAACTTCCTCTCTGCTTTGCGTATTGGTGTTTCACCTTCATACTACAATAAGAAGGCTGATGAATGAGGGCAGCTGTACAATGAGAGGCTGTTGGAGCAAAAACAAGAGGATTTGGTGGCTCTTAAAGCTAGTTTGCCAGATGCTGAAGATGCTGAAGATGGTAATCAGTGTGTCCCCTCGCAGCCTGCAATTGATGAGCCTGTATGTGTACTCAAACTATCATAATCTATACAAATATGATTCTGGTGATAATATTACAGCAATTACAGCTGCTTTTGTTCTGATTAAGAGTTATTTAAAGTAGGACTTCTCCAGTTGCCTGTTATTCTAACAACTTTGAATTtatgaaaattttatttttctatgTTTTTAGATGTCCATTAGTACCCAGAACAATACCCATGGAAAAGAAACTCCTAATGTTCCTGCTGGAGAAATTTCTGCCATAAGCTCTGCGGAAATCACAGAATCTGTCATTCTAAATGTGGAAGCTACTGATTGTTCAGTTGTGGGCCAACAGGGTCTGAATGTAAATAGTAATGCCTCTAAAACAGTTGGAGCTGGATGGAAGATTGCCTTCGATAACATTGACATTTTCCAGAGAGTTCGAGACATGACCCAAGATAATCAAAATAAAGATTACCATTGGGTCAACCACGTGAAGGTCACAAATAGAGTTTCTGGTAACCACTTACCAGATGATAAGCCAATTTGTGATTCTGTATGTGACCTTGACAACTACAAAGTTCTCCCAACTGTCCCACAGTATATGTCTCACAAGGGAAATTACATCTTACTAATTGAGAGAGTGATAACAGAAGAAATTCCTTGTCTGTCATTTTGCCGGGATGTTGTAACGTGGCATATTCCTCACCCCCATTCAATAGAAATGGCAACAAAATCAGAGAAGGCAAGTCACAGGCAGCTTATTATTGCCATTTTAATATTATATCATGATGATATTATTGCTATTAGGTGCACTAAATATTCCAAGGCAATGTCACCAGCTCGGAGATTTAATGGCTGACCATATATAATTAAAAACAAGGTGTTACTGCTGAGAAGGAAACTTGTCATATTGTTTATCACTTGGTATTATGTTGATGTTAATTTTTACCCCTTTCAGGTTCCCATTCttatttcatattttcaacACTGAAGAATTAATGGATCAGTTAGGGTTTCTGGGATTCTCCCTGCCCACTCACCCCTTCCCTAACCCATGTTATAAGTTATcttgttattaatattattgctcataccataccataccataccataatTATTGTGCCTATGTTGCAGGAGTGCCTTGGAATAATATTTCTTGATGAAAATACTACTGATGGAATTAACCAGACCTTGCAGCAGCTCCATTCATATGTTCCCCAACACTCTTCCAATGGCCTAACCCTGTTTAATGAAGTAGGAGTGGTTGGTGATCAGCTCTCTGTAGAGAGAGCTGTCAACTGTTTGTCGTCTCTTTCAAATGGTTTTACTCCTGATGATAGGCTGGATGGTCTACATGTTGAAATTGCTGATTGGCATGCAGAGTTGAAGTTCCTTGCTGTATGTccaaaaaccattttgaaaCTATTGCTATTATTCTGAAGCTATTACAAAATAATGGACCAGcatttacaccattttttattGACACATTCAAAATtcacaataacaatattatttcaCTGGTGAacaggtgggggggggggggcaagaCTGTTGTACGGCACTTAATTTGATCTTCATTATGAGATTTTGAAAAGCACTTTTAGCAGTcaaataacaattttttcatatttctcgATTCTGTATTTTTGCAGTTGATCTACAAGCGGTTCTACTCAACCGTTGCAGCCAATGACAAATGCAGTTTGTTTTCTGATCGAAACTTAATAAACAGAAGAAATGTCAAGGCTGATGCCCATCACGCATATGCCCCAAATAAACAGATGTTTCTACTGGCTGTGAAGGCAAGAATTGTTGCAAGTGCAATGAAGGTTATGGGTTTGGAGGAACTGGATGGCTCCCCGACAAGGTACTCTTACCCCAAAGATGCATCAAGATTTGACAAGACCATCAAACATGTCCATTTAAGGAATCTAGCCTCCCAAATTGTAGACAGGTTTATTGTTGATGATCAATCTTACAACGCCATCGTCAACCATGCTCTTGAAGACAACGAGAGACAAGAATTACGAAGAGCAGAAATGACTGCTGATGGTCGCTTCCTTTGCAGACACGATGGATGCAACAAAACATTCAGGTATTACTTGTAAGCTCGAAATGGTAAAATAAAACTGTTTACCTTCAGTCTATTTGAGACATGATCATGGCAGTTATGCTAATTCCTGGTTTATCTTTTAATACTACATGACTTGCTaacacaaataataattatgatccTTCACGTCTTAAATCTTTCTCCCAATTGAAATGACAttaaaatatcaatattcaatTAAAGTCTTGCAGTTCAATTTTTGTTCTTGATTTGAATTCTATTTTCCTCGCCTTCAAATAATATATAGTGTTATTCTTTAATACACAATATGAtctctccaaaacaaaggagaGTAATATTTAAGCCAAAGGTGAACTGTTGACAGTATCTTggaaactagaccctccgtgagggtacactgggttgcctgtggtacgtgcagcgttccacgcatttttttccagttggggggggggagggtcacccagaagtcataccagaagtcataccagaagccATATCAGCAGAGGATCTTTGGCttacaggtcctcacacgttcgtaccacgaaacagatccttttctgaggttaaaaacctggctaccggcctattaatatttgtaacttctcattgtaacgccatggtagaagtcttagataaatagccccttgagaagacatgtggttactagcaaagtactgaacccagagagattgaagaaaataaaagggaatcgagaaacattggcttctgggctgacatgttgatcatgcaacttctttccacaacaagtgtaagcgtgcactgacagcatctgacagctttgcaaacaaaagttgaaagctgaagttaatcctgttcggcggggttagtaagaAATATACCCCTCAGTATCAGAAGCATAATTAGTactggaccgaaaattctattttaatgctatcaactgcgaaccaagcaagatacagattttgttagcttgctttatgcataacaaatattgatgtaaaagtaaattaatatggatacacaatttttaagaagagcagaaggaagtttcaggacggtcgatcgagaataaaatattttgccatcggtaacaaaatctacgacatgaaaacaacattaattttgaaccacgaatataaaaagttaccatcagcaaaaaacagtttgtgagatcttagttgttttgttgtaattgtacaagtttggctgcaccgagtaaatcgcacatcgaattcagcgggtgctctgatcaagttaccgcgttatttcaccgcggcatgtttactcgcgaaacagtgaagcaactgtgtcaaatgatgccaagctaccgggtttttgtttttgttagttttctttttctttcgattgttataaattttgacaagaaatgtgcgaattcaacacaaagatcacaatcgcccaactctcagtggttgacc contains these protein-coding regions:
- the LOC137991314 gene encoding uncharacterized protein, giving the protein MSISTQNNTHGKETPNVPAGEISAISSAEITESVILNVEATDCSVVGQQGLNVNSNASKTVGAGWKIAFDNIDIFQRVRDMTQDNQNKDYHWVNHVKVTNRVSGNHLPDDKPICDSVCDLDNYKVLPTVPQYMSHKGNYILLIERVITEEIPCLSFCRDVVTWHIPHPHSIEMATKSEKECLGIIFLDENTTDGINQTLQQLHSYVPQHSSNGLTLFNEVGVVGDQLSVERAVNCLSSLSNGFTPDDRLDGLHVEIADWHAELKFLALIYKRFYSTVAANDKCSLFSDRNLINRRNVKADAHHAYAPNKQMFLLAVKARIVASAMKVMGLEELDGSPTRYSYPKDASRFDKTIKHVHLRNLASQIVDRFIVDDQSYNAIVNHALEDNERQELRRAEMTADGRFLCRHDGCNKTFRHDGQHRRNHERVAHGLIPAHHPEPTSTLIPQSEQLDDMLNYQCSLMDHGLLYMNFTDAIAEGDRDRIMRCWKFLLLHFYSDQGSTKYAVEALYLQLQQQALLSPRQAYRQRWNRSVNNRGRCGKNVPLDLDVEHDNNSIKEGIRKLGPNLTIASVSRCARMLPIARRTLDVVAKECNLMRRSGKHFVRTFRNDLSKLVDQLIEENALSETQGRRYKCFKGFPRSPLSNLRMGKLCQWINKHKYDIQIGRKAR